A genomic region of Candidatus Krumholzibacteriia bacterium contains the following coding sequences:
- a CDS encoding VanZ family protein, whose product MTPSAPLPTILRWSPVLVWYAVILAVSSISGRRLDDVGIEVPDKLVHAGEYAVLGLLVVRQRAAVAGPGAVRAIAVAVAVVAVLGAVDETWQGFVPHRTPSVADWIADVVGGTLGAWVATRWFRSR is encoded by the coding sequence TTGACACCCTCGGCACCGCTTCCTACCATCCTGCGCTGGTCTCCCGTTCTGGTCTGGTATGCCGTCATCCTGGCGGTGTCGTCGATCTCGGGTCGAAGGCTCGACGACGTCGGGATCGAGGTCCCCGACAAGCTGGTGCACGCCGGCGAGTACGCGGTCCTCGGGCTCCTCGTGGTCCGGCAGCGGGCCGCGGTGGCCGGGCCCGGCGCCGTCCGTGCGATCGCCGTGGCCGTGGCCGTCGTGGCCGTGCTCGGCGCGGTCGACGAGACCTGGCAGGGGTTCGTCCCGCACCGCACACCGTCGGTGGCGGACTGGATCGCCGACGTAGTCGGCGGGACACTCGGCGCGTGGGTCGCCACCCGCTGGTTCCGTTCCCGTTGA
- a CDS encoding YbbR-like domain-containing protein: MFRNTGAKILCLLVALLSWTKVASDADVERSVAVDLEIVGLADTLAVAESRIPSTADLSVRSSRLQLLMADVFGRDFGHLELDLDRAGPGRHRITLSRSDAKVNATPLKVLSPQWVDVQVQRRAERAVPVRLRTEGSIPEGYAAVGRPELTPEIVNVSGPEDVVAGIEAIDTVPVRLDRRRSSFRERVALIPPDPDVDLRPVEVDVTAAIERVVPRAFDRVLVTVFTDGAETEERFRLDPTEVRVRVFGAESVVKNLGPEDISVRVPIEPGMRGVDEVEVEVVAIDGVTRTVVEPRSIQVVADVSDTSAVDAAGSDEDGRR; the protein is encoded by the coding sequence ATGTTCCGGAACACCGGTGCGAAGATCCTCTGCCTGCTCGTCGCGCTGCTGTCGTGGACGAAGGTGGCGAGTGACGCCGACGTCGAGCGCAGCGTGGCGGTCGATCTCGAGATCGTGGGCCTGGCCGACACCCTGGCCGTGGCCGAGAGTCGGATTCCCTCGACAGCGGACCTGAGCGTCCGCAGCAGCCGGCTGCAGTTGCTCATGGCCGACGTCTTCGGGCGCGACTTCGGACACCTCGAACTCGACCTCGACCGCGCCGGTCCCGGTCGGCACCGGATCACCCTCTCGCGCTCCGACGCCAAGGTGAACGCCACGCCGCTGAAGGTCCTTTCACCGCAATGGGTCGACGTGCAGGTGCAGCGTCGCGCCGAGCGCGCCGTTCCCGTGCGGCTCCGGACCGAGGGGTCGATCCCCGAGGGATACGCCGCCGTGGGGCGTCCCGAACTCACACCCGAGATCGTGAACGTCTCCGGACCCGAGGACGTCGTCGCCGGCATCGAGGCCATCGACACCGTGCCGGTGCGGCTCGACCGTCGTCGCTCGAGTTTCCGCGAGCGCGTGGCCCTGATCCCGCCGGATCCCGACGTCGACCTCCGTCCGGTGGAGGTCGACGTGACCGCGGCGATCGAACGGGTGGTGCCGCGCGCCTTCGACCGCGTGCTCGTGACCGTGTTCACCGACGGGGCCGAGACCGAAGAGCGCTTCCGGCTGGATCCGACCGAGGTGCGGGTGCGTGTGTTCGGGGCCGAGAGCGTCGTGAAGAACCTGGGCCCGGAGGACATCTCGGTGCGGGTGCCGATCGAGCCCGGCATGCGGGGGGTCGACGAGGTCGAGGTCGAGGTGGTGGCGATCGACGGGGTGACGCGCACGGTGGTGGAACCGCGGTCCATCCAGGTGGTGGCCGACGTCTCCGACACCTCGGCGGTCGATGCGGCCGGTTCCGACGAGGATGGTCGGCGTTGA
- a CDS encoding N-acetylmuramoyl-L-alanine amidase, producing the protein MVSWPRLFPIIVALIAGLGPVDAVCASGERASPRRDVLADVETAPVSDPFVVVVDAGHGGRDPGTLGCGIAREKDVVLGIARSVAAHLEGHPDVRVVLTRDDDRFVPLRGRVHIAREVRADLFVSIHVNSASDPRARGAEVYYLSLDGASDETAAASEDRENAAMLVGSRGAGEAGDDVLGILLDLRGTHALQRSAVFAELTLERFRADGVVAGRSVKQANFAVLRTLSMPSILVEAGFLSHTGEARLLAEPGGQRRLGRSLARAVLEYFESTGARTSIEPLPVLRVHTVERGDTLWRLAAQGGWSAERLQWANALPDASLRVGQRLLIP; encoded by the coding sequence ATGGTCAGCTGGCCGCGGCTGTTCCCCATCATCGTCGCCCTGATCGCCGGGCTCGGCCCCGTCGACGCCGTGTGCGCGAGCGGGGAACGTGCCTCACCGCGTCGCGACGTCCTGGCCGACGTCGAGACCGCTCCGGTGTCCGACCCCTTCGTCGTGGTGGTCGACGCCGGACACGGTGGACGCGACCCCGGTACGCTGGGCTGTGGGATCGCGCGTGAGAAGGACGTCGTGCTCGGCATCGCGCGCTCGGTGGCCGCCCACCTCGAGGGCCATCCCGACGTCCGCGTCGTGCTCACGCGCGACGACGACCGCTTCGTGCCGTTGCGCGGGCGCGTCCACATCGCCCGTGAGGTCCGGGCCGATCTCTTCGTCAGCATCCACGTGAACTCCGCGTCCGATCCGCGCGCGCGCGGTGCGGAGGTCTATTACCTGAGCCTGGACGGGGCGAGCGACGAGACCGCGGCCGCGAGCGAGGATCGTGAGAACGCGGCCATGCTGGTCGGATCGCGGGGCGCGGGCGAGGCGGGCGACGACGTGCTCGGGATCCTGCTCGACCTTAGGGGCACCCACGCCCTGCAGCGGAGTGCGGTGTTCGCCGAGCTGACGCTCGAGCGCTTCCGGGCCGACGGCGTGGTCGCCGGTCGGAGTGTGAAACAGGCGAACTTCGCGGTGCTCCGGACGCTGTCCATGCCGTCGATCCTGGTCGAGGCCGGGTTCCTGAGCCACACCGGCGAAGCGCGTCTCCTCGCCGAGCCGGGCGGACAGCGCCGGCTGGGGCGTTCCCTGGCGCGCGCGGTGCTCGAGTACTTCGAGAGCACCGGTGCGCGGACTTCGATCGAACCGCTGCCCGTCCTGCGCGTGCACACCGTCGAACGAGGAGATACGCTGTGGAGGCTGGCGGCGCAGGGTGGATGGTCCGCCGAGCGCCTGCAGTGGGCCAATGCGCTGCCCGACGCCAGCCTGCGCGTCGGTCAGCGTCTGTTGATTCCCTGA
- a CDS encoding M23 family metallopeptidase, translated as MKQSHWTFLYVPHGEGGVRTVNVQKRLVYAFAGLVGLFLVGVALVTASYVRQGAVVRSVEQRDLEVVTLRERIGELEDAVSDYERRMAENRILQERASLIAGLGPIDDEFGSRFGRGGQEPYAEPSVGLMDDVSRERIRELRVQLDRLLRQAELERVSYEQVLEALRADQDLRDGTPSIRPIQSGYVSSRYGRRPDPFTGAMTFHRGLDFAASVGTPVLAPANGRVKRASRKGSLGLLLEVEHANGIITRYGHLDAILVEKGDRVERGQIVARVGNTGRSTGPHLHYEVVSNGRSENPWLYIIRD; from the coding sequence ATGAAGCAGTCCCACTGGACATTCCTCTACGTTCCGCACGGCGAGGGGGGCGTACGCACGGTCAACGTGCAGAAGCGCCTCGTGTACGCCTTCGCGGGACTGGTCGGCCTGTTCCTGGTGGGGGTCGCACTCGTGACCGCCAGCTACGTCCGACAGGGTGCGGTGGTGCGGTCGGTCGAACAGCGTGATCTCGAGGTCGTGACGCTGCGCGAACGGATCGGCGAACTCGAGGACGCCGTGAGCGACTACGAGCGGCGCATGGCCGAGAACCGGATCCTGCAGGAGCGGGCGAGCCTGATCGCCGGCCTGGGTCCGATCGACGACGAGTTCGGTTCCCGATTCGGACGCGGGGGGCAGGAGCCCTACGCCGAGCCGAGTGTCGGGCTCATGGACGACGTCAGTCGCGAGCGGATCCGCGAACTCCGCGTCCAGCTCGACCGCCTGCTCCGGCAGGCCGAACTCGAGCGCGTGAGCTACGAGCAGGTCCTCGAGGCCTTGCGGGCGGACCAGGACCTGCGTGACGGCACGCCGAGCATCCGGCCGATCCAGAGCGGCTACGTGTCGAGTCGCTACGGCCGTCGCCCGGATCCCTTCACCGGTGCGATGACCTTCCACCGGGGCCTCGACTTCGCCGCGTCGGTGGGCACGCCCGTGCTCGCGCCGGCCAACGGCCGGGTCAAGCGCGCCTCGCGCAAGGGCTCGTTGGGGTTGTTGCTCGAGGTCGAGCACGCCAACGGGATCATCACCCGCTACGGCCACCTCGATGCCATCCTCGTCGAGAAGGGCGATCGGGTGGAGCGCGGCCAGATCGTGGCGCGGGTGGGCAACACCGGTCGCAGTACCGGGCCGCACCTGCACTACGAGGTCGTCTCGAACGGTCGGTCCGAGAATCCCTGGCTCTACATCATTCGCGACTGA
- a CDS encoding sigma-70 family RNA polymerase sigma factor: MIRRINQSSRGGFERSLECYLREIGRYPLLTRQEECELACRIREGDDEALHDLVRGNLRFVVTIAKQYLGQGLSLEDLINEGNIGLMKAGRRFDERRGFKFISYAVWWVRQAILQAIADQSRTVRLPQNRTVVLHRVQRTFARLQQENGRVPTAEEVAAVAELKVEEVREALRIGQPEMYLDEVLSEEDGRTLGDSLADHTESARADAGVMDRTRTEALERSLATLPEREAEILRLYYGLGQPHSLTLEEIGGRFGLTRERIRQLKERALGRLREQEHADALMDHYRES; the protein is encoded by the coding sequence ATGATTCGCCGGATCAATCAATCGTCCCGAGGCGGCTTCGAACGCAGCCTCGAGTGTTATCTCCGGGAGATCGGTCGCTACCCCCTGCTGACGCGGCAGGAAGAGTGCGAACTGGCTTGCCGGATCCGTGAGGGTGACGACGAGGCACTGCACGATCTCGTCCGCGGGAACCTCCGCTTCGTGGTCACCATCGCCAAGCAGTACCTCGGTCAGGGTCTCTCGCTCGAGGACCTGATCAACGAGGGCAACATCGGACTGATGAAGGCCGGGCGTCGTTTCGACGAGCGCCGCGGCTTCAAGTTCATCAGCTACGCCGTGTGGTGGGTGCGCCAGGCGATCCTGCAGGCGATCGCCGACCAGTCGCGCACCGTACGGCTGCCGCAGAACCGCACCGTGGTCCTGCACCGGGTGCAGCGGACCTTCGCTCGTCTGCAACAGGAGAACGGCCGGGTCCCGACCGCCGAAGAGGTGGCCGCGGTCGCCGAACTGAAGGTCGAGGAGGTGCGTGAAGCCCTGCGCATCGGTCAGCCCGAGATGTACCTCGACGAGGTGCTCTCCGAGGAGGACGGCCGTACGCTGGGGGATTCCCTGGCCGACCACACCGAGTCGGCGCGGGCCGACGCCGGGGTCATGGATCGCACCCGCACCGAGGCGTTGGAACGGTCGCTGGCCACGCTGCCCGAACGCGAGGCCGAGATCCTGCGTCTCTACTACGGGCTGGGGCAGCCGCATTCGCTCACGCTGGAGGAGATCGGCGGTCGGTTCGGTCTCACCCGCGAGCGGATCCGGCAGCTCAAGGAACGGGCACTGGGGCGTCTCCGGGAGCAGGAACACGCGGACGCGCTCATGGACCACTATCGGGAAAGCTGA
- a CDS encoding trypsin-like peptidase domain-containing protein, whose amino-acid sequence MARPHLSILRCAPAWSATGRVLFGIALVAMVGLGGPASGQEFSDDQDLNPGMSSPFARVAQRVMPAVVSITASKSFEHPPVEGEDLFRFFPRERGMRRDMQMPGAGSGFVISADGYILTNNHVIADATEIEVQFPGDDASHPAEIVGQDPSTDLALLKIDTQGERLDYLVFTDSEGVRVGDYAIAIGNPLGELAGSLTVGVISAKGRSDLQIQGGTPRYQDFLQTDAAINFGNSGGPLVDIHGRVIGVNTAINASGQNIGFTIPSNLAVSITEQLRTTGRVVRGYLGVRMDDMTRDLAEGRDLDIDYGVIIREVMDDSPAERGGVEIGDVVYEFNGDRVRNGTDLQWKVADSPVGERAELRVHRDGSDLTVEVVLDELDLAQTTMAVMPEGDIRGIDDETWLGITVTSLDDTEDPRVGELIDMYDIRDTKGVLILDVEEGSPAEMARLQPGDVIFEVVDRPVDSIDDFRDAQRRYVDRTRKIAIGYRRGGDVTGYATVDPLQEDGTNP is encoded by the coding sequence ATGGCTCGTCCACATCTCTCGATTCTGCGCTGCGCCCCCGCGTGGTCCGCGACCGGTCGCGTGCTCTTCGGCATCGCCCTCGTCGCCATGGTCGGACTCGGCGGGCCGGCCTCTGGTCAGGAGTTCTCCGACGACCAGGATCTGAATCCGGGGATGAGCAGTCCCTTCGCCCGGGTGGCCCAGCGGGTGATGCCCGCCGTGGTCTCGATCACCGCTTCGAAGAGTTTCGAGCACCCGCCCGTCGAGGGCGAGGACCTGTTCCGCTTCTTCCCGCGCGAGCGCGGCATGCGCCGCGACATGCAGATGCCGGGTGCCGGCAGTGGCTTCGTGATCAGCGCCGACGGATACATCCTCACGAACAACCACGTGATCGCCGACGCGACCGAGATCGAGGTCCAGTTCCCCGGCGACGACGCCAGCCATCCCGCCGAGATCGTCGGGCAGGATCCGAGCACGGACCTCGCTCTGCTGAAGATCGACACCCAGGGCGAGCGCCTCGACTACCTCGTCTTCACCGACAGCGAAGGCGTCCGCGTCGGTGACTACGCGATCGCCATCGGCAATCCCCTGGGCGAGCTCGCGGGCAGCCTGACCGTCGGGGTGATCAGTGCGAAGGGCCGCAGCGACCTCCAGATCCAGGGCGGGACACCGCGCTACCAGGACTTCCTGCAGACCGACGCCGCGATCAACTTCGGCAACAGCGGAGGGCCCCTCGTCGACATCCACGGGCGCGTCATCGGCGTGAACACCGCCATCAATGCCAGCGGGCAGAACATCGGGTTCACGATTCCGAGCAACCTGGCCGTGAGCATCACCGAGCAGCTGCGGACGACGGGGCGCGTCGTGCGCGGTTACCTCGGCGTGCGCATGGACGACATGACGCGGGATCTGGCCGAGGGCCGCGACCTGGACATCGACTACGGCGTGATCATCCGCGAGGTGATGGACGACAGCCCGGCCGAGCGCGGCGGCGTCGAGATCGGGGACGTGGTCTACGAGTTCAACGGTGACCGCGTGCGCAACGGCACCGATCTGCAGTGGAAGGTGGCCGACTCGCCCGTCGGCGAGCGCGCCGAGTTGAGGGTCCATCGCGACGGCAGTGACCTGACGGTCGAGGTGGTGCTCGACGAACTCGACCTGGCCCAGACCACGATGGCCGTGATGCCGGAGGGCGACATCCGCGGGATCGACGACGAGACCTGGCTGGGCATCACCGTCACCTCGCTGGACGACACCGAAGATCCCCGCGTGGGCGAACTGATCGACATGTACGACATCCGCGACACCAAGGGCGTGTTGATCCTCGACGTCGAAGAGGGCAGTCCGGCCGAGATGGCGCGACTCCAGCCGGGCGACGTGATCTTCGAGGTGGTCGACCGCCCGGTCGATTCCATCGACGACTTCCGCGACGCGCAGCGGCGGTATGTCGATCGCACGCGCAAGATCGCCATCGGATACCGCCGCGGTGGGGACGTCACGGGCTATGCGACCGTGGACCCGCTGCAGGAGGACGGAACGAACCCCTAG
- a CDS encoding UDP-2,3-diacylglucosamine diphosphatase, with protein MSQSVYFVSDAHFGAGTAASQAERVRRFTRWLEVLADAEHLYLVGDVFDFWFDYPNYMPKAHMEVLYGLRRLQDHGVAMTFVGGNHDAWCESFFEDTLGVPTLPSGAVVEHQGQRLMLHHGDGLLASERSYAVFKAITRHPVPVFLARLIHPEALYAFAMWLSRRSRARERDDASRIVGMIDHYGHSHDHSDVDHVVIGHVHTPVRRDFDGWSLTCLGDWIGHFTAGRLHEGRLGLVRVDAEGAMHPIEAPPTAVGG; from the coding sequence ATGAGCCAGAGCGTCTATTTCGTCAGCGACGCCCATTTCGGCGCCGGAACCGCCGCGAGCCAGGCCGAACGGGTCCGGCGCTTCACGAGGTGGCTCGAGGTCCTCGCCGACGCCGAGCACCTCTACCTGGTCGGCGACGTCTTCGACTTCTGGTTCGACTACCCGAACTACATGCCCAAGGCCCACATGGAGGTCCTCTACGGCCTGCGCCGGCTGCAGGACCACGGCGTGGCCATGACCTTCGTCGGCGGCAACCACGACGCCTGGTGCGAGTCCTTCTTCGAGGACACCCTCGGGGTGCCCACGCTGCCCTCCGGTGCGGTGGTCGAGCACCAGGGGCAGCGACTGATGCTGCACCACGGCGACGGGCTCCTGGCCTCGGAACGCTCGTACGCGGTGTTCAAGGCGATCACGCGCCACCCGGTGCCCGTGTTCCTGGCGAGGCTGATCCATCCCGAGGCCCTGTACGCCTTCGCCATGTGGCTGTCGCGCCGTTCCCGCGCCCGGGAACGCGACGACGCATCGCGGATCGTGGGGATGATCGACCACTACGGGCACAGCCACGATCACTCCGACGTCGACCACGTCGTGATCGGTCACGTGCACACGCCCGTGCGGCGGGATTTCGACGGTTGGAGCCTGACCTGTCTGGGCGACTGGATCGGCCACTTCACGGCCGGACGCCTGCACGAGGGCCGGCTCGGCCTCGTGCGCGTCGACGCCGAGGGCGCCATGCACCCGATCGAGGCCCCCCCGACCGCCGTGGGCGGCTGA